CTGCTGTAATGGAGTCATTAACTTGAATAATGAggatttttttgttctgtttcattGACATCTGAAGTCTTCAGAAAAGTAGCTGCAATTTCTCAGAGCGTGAAAAGGTCCACTGGctttatcattttgtatttATCTGCCCTAACCACGTCATCTTACTTTGCCCTTCCTATCATTCTTCACTGTGAcacttcttttgtgtttttgccttCAATATGTACGACTGATTGTCATCTCTCTTtgcaaacatgtgtgtgtgtgtttgctctaattctgtatgtgtgtgcatgttatcAGGAAAGAGCTTAGACAACAGCTCGCTTAAGGCGCAGTCCAGCACAAGCTCCCAGCCTGATAGCTCTCAGGGCTCCTCAGCTGCTGTGTACTGTAAGTCAGCATGGCCCAGCAAATGCAGTCCgttatacatacacacattcatgtgcTCTACTATACATTCACCTTGACTTAATCCTACCTTATGTGTATTCTATTCAGCATCCCTGTATGTATTAAAAGCTTACATCTGCTGCCGTTTAGCACCACTAAATCCCTAAAGTACCCTGACTCACACTGTGCCTCATTCCCTCATTCGTCTTCTTAGTCAGCACCGTTCCTACATCTGACATTTTGAAATCTAATAACATAACTAGGCAAAAAAACAAGCCCTTCTGAAAAACAGCGAGATGCTTTGTAGTATTTCTACTCCTCTACTATCCCATCCTCCCTGTGATGCCCATTGCACATGAATAACTCCTCGTCTCCATCTCATGGATAAATGTGGAATAGCTACACAATACTGCTCCATGACAATCTGTGTCTTAACAttgtttttcagacatttctGAGCATGAAtggtatttttttatgttaacgCCACTGTCTTTGAGTTAGACTTTATCTTGGAGAGCTCTAATAATACATCCAGTACCctgattttacagtaaatgagacttcatcactgtttttgtttaatacaTTTCACCTTTTTCACATTGGTCTGGatgccctgcttgttttagtgcTCTCCAAGACAATGTTTGTTTATCTGAATGGCCACAACCATCCATTCATGCACACTGTCTCCCATGTTCCTTCCTCCTGAACTTAGCTGCCACAAAGTTTGCTGATCTGCTGGGCTCAGTGCGTAGGGGTTCAGGGCCCATAGCTGACGGGGAAGGGAGATCCAGCACTCCACCTCCCGCTGCCCTCTcagccccctcccctccacacaCCCCTGTTGTCCCCATGCAGAGTAAgtaaaaaaagagcaagaacAGGGAGTGTACAGTAGACAACCACTGGCCATGAGACTTTAATCGGTTCTTCTGATCCCGTCACAAGATGATGCAAGAAAAggtgtattttatttgtcattttgggaaaggaagggaaaagagTTAAACAGCTTATTTCTAAGTTGCACAAGCAGTAAACCACTCTCTTATCTCAATTTACTTATGgatcaaatgtcttgtttattCTTCTGAGCTACTGAACAATAAGCCACATTGTTACAGAGAGTGACATGTTCCTTTGTTACAGTGAATATGGGAactcaaggtttttttttttttgagtcagCCCCACATGCACAGCTGCTTTAAATACTTAATAgtgcaccaaatgtgtattattccgctgctgaaaatagtcccaaacaaatACACTATTTACTCCTATATAGTTATATTTGTTGAAACCCACAGTGCCCCATTGATTCAGGAAACTGctgagcattttttaaaaattaaacaaaatatttatttcctctttttatacATGTAGATTTACATCATTAGTTACTTCATTATGGATAAATgtcaaagacacagaaagaaaaattgTGAAGTATAAATAGACAGACTTAAATTAAATTCCACTTTGTATGATACATACATTAATCAGCACAATATAGACCAAATAAAGTGagtcatattaaatattttttaaattctactATGATTATGAAACTCCCATATAAAAGCATAACTTTTTGACTGCTGAATCCTCAGTCTTCTTGTAATGCTGCACTGTGCAGTATGTAGCACAAAGGCTTTGCCGATGTGTGGGTATATATGTGTATAGATGAAATCATCTTATGTGCAAAATTGTTAATTAGCAATATTGAGGACATCTAGTGTCCGTgagcacaaatacacatatttcTAAAGGGGTTTCCtcatttcttcattcatttattttctttgtttcactcttCACTGTTTCTAATCTGTTCTTTTGCATTCCTCCACCATCACCCATCCATCCTGCCTGAATGGCACTCAGTGTCTCGGCTCACAGACCTGGTAAGCAGCGTTCGCAGGGTGCCGGCGGCCCCCGCACCAGAGGGTGACGCTGCACCGGCACCTGTACCTAGTGCCAGGCCGAACCCTCCACCTGCACACACCACTTCCCCACCTCCCCCTCACTCCCCCTCCAGCCCTTCCCTGTCTTCCTCCCAGTGTGAGTACTGAGCATGACCCACACCGACCCCACGCATGATAGCCAATCGTGGGGATTAATGGAATGATATTTCGGGATTTCAGTGCAGGCctgtgtgtgagcgagtgtatttaacagtcagtgtgttctgctttttgGTAGACAGGGTTACATGGAGTGACGTTCATTGTGTTAAACTGCTCTTTTGTCAGTAAAGTTTGAAATTAAActgtctggatgtgtgtgatATTTGCTTATGAGCATTATTAACCTTTTCTTCAAGTCTGCTATGGAGAGCACTGTTTACTACAGACAGATTTTTGCATCGTTTGGTTGCTTTGAACTAGTTTTGATGCCTCTAAATACTAGATGACATTGCTTGTGGTGAGAGGAGGAGTAGAAGCCTTGTGCGTGCTTATATTACAGGGTGTTTGTCAGTTGTTTtggaccgtgtgtgtgtgtgtgtatgtatctttTATTATATCTGTCTGATAAGAAATGCATTCCCAAACAAATTCAAAAGTGAATGAACTTGCAGTTTGTTATACTAAATCCACGCTTAgcatatttaaagatattttacgACAAAGCATATATTTCCAACAGTATTCCTAGTACAGTAAGTATGATTGCACTGGGGTTCTAACTGCCTTTGCGTGAGCATCTCTGTTGCTGCGATAATAAATTAGAATGAAATCTAACTACTTTACAATTGACCAGTGGTTTAAATTACTTCTGATTAACTTCTGTTCCTACTGTCCTCTTCAGCACGCAAACAAGAAATTATCAAGATCACTGAGCAGCTGATAGAGGCAATCAACAATGGAGACTTTGAAGCATACGCGTGAgtctgattttgtttgtttttttgtgttcgGCTTGTGTTCAGTGTAAAATTAATGTTTGGCTtcactaacatgtcctagtcTTTCCTCTTCAGTAAGATCTGCGACCCTGGACTGACTTCATTTGAGCCAGAGGCACTGGGCAACCTGGTAGAGGGGATGGATTTCCACAGATTCTACTTTGAGAACCGTAAGATTAAAGATGTATTGctatttgttgtcatttttcaaataaCTTCTGAATTCATGCTGTCGCAGTTCTGGCTCAtcttctgtatttctgttatCATATCATAGCAAAGCTGCTGCTTTCAGGTAGAAATAGACcacattaataaatgttttaacaggaAGCGTGAAGtgaaaaatggaagaaatggaACTAAAGTGCACAGCAAAGTTTTAAACACTTTTCTTATTAATATACATACATGCTTTAATTTACATGTTGGTTCTATGAAAGACAGTAAAGacatactaatactaataagtAGTTGTattcctgtctttttcttttatttagttttggCAAAGAACAGCAAGCCCATCCACACCACCATCCTGAACCCCCACGTCCACCTGATAGGTGAGGACGCGGCCTGCATCGCTTACATCCGCCTGACTCAGTATGTTGACGGCCAGGGTCGACCGCGGTCCAGCCAGTCAGAGGAAACTCGCGTCTGGCATCGCAGAGACAGCAAGTGGCAGAACATCCACTTCCACTGCTCAGGCGCACCAGCTGCGCCACTCCAGTGAGGTATGGACTACAGCACTGGGACAACTGGCAGAAAAGTGACAGCAGAAACTGTTCCTCCTCTCAGAGTATGTTTCTACTgtttaaaggtacaatatgtaagatttaTCACCACaactcaaattcaaaacactggagaGTCGTCTCCCCCCTCGTCCTCCCAATGGACTCTACGGCTCACTTCCACTGGGGAAAGCAGCCTCCTTCTCTGGCAGTAAGAGCCGAGTAGGTCCCACTTTTTACAGATGATAATTACGTGACATGATTTCAATACTTGAAATCAGTGACTTTATAACTTCCCACAGCGTTGCTGTAGGTActgtctttggaaactttatGAGGGAAATAATTGATGAATTTATACATGGAAAAATCACCTAAGAGTcactgtctttgtcactttccacGATGCACTGTAGGTCAAGATCTCTGTCACAACACAATCTTACAGTGTCCATGAGAGGGATGATGATTGGAGAGATATTTTTTGATTCACAGAGGAAATTAGGTGGAAAcccactgaaaaaaacagacactctGGGCTCTAAACGTCTTTATCATTTAAATCATCCccaatatttactgtgttttaccaCGTGTCTGCTCATGGAGCTTCTTAGGTCAGGCAGAATCTAACGTTCACTTTGTTGATCCACTTTATCTGCTTCCATGGCTGTATACCTGGCAACACGAAGCTTCGGCATGAGCCATGTAGTTATCAAGCCGGATCAAAACACACggtataaaacaaaaacaggcggCTCGGTCCATGaaggcaaatttcaaaataaaaaacacactgactataATAATTTATCAAGAACCTTGTATTTCAGTAGAGCGTGTTTccttaatctctgatgacacCGCATATTCATTTCATGATTTGATATAGTAAATgtcttacatattgtacctctAATATTTTTCAAACTGCTGCTTCAGAAATGAGATACAGCAGTTGTACTGTACAGTACCTGTATATTTTTGGGTAATGAAACACTTCAAGTAGCCAGGTTAATACAACAAAtgtttgacttgacttgatagTTAAGGAAAATGACCAGGAGTAGAAATATGAGATAGAATGAGAGGACAATAGATTGACAGGCAGAAATGTTGGTTGTGGATGTTTTAGAaaatcagtgtttccatcagcCTTTGCTTTGCTAAGAGTCCAAAGAAAGTGTAGAAACTCTGCTTCAAGTTGAagtattcacacacaataaattaTTCAAGTCATtgaagttattacatttttatttattattgttttatggcaGCAATAAGCTGTTGCTGTAGCTATATATCTTGATATACATACAAGCATCCTAGAAGTACACGCAGCAGGTCCAGcaatattatcatttattaaaataatcctTGTTCTTATGAGAACTTTTGCACCATAGCcaagtgtaaaaacatttttgtgaaaCTCAAACTTCTTTGTTGCATTTtcattacatatatatattttttttcacacttgcTTTAAGGAACACTGCGTATGACTTAGTGctagattgcaaccccctcacctcacccttctCTTTCAAGTGGGACGAGGAGcaagtgttcagtttgtctttgcCACTCTTGTATCCATGAAGCCAgagctgttagcttagcatatcATTAAGACGATTAGTTAGATtaagtctaaaaaaaatacatctaccaacacctctaaacCACATTAagccaggctaactgtttcctAGATAGGCTGCACTGACCTTTGTTGCATTTTCATtgtcataaatatatttatttgatgcttttttgttttccctcccaGGGTTGCATTAGCTTTGTCTGTCAGGAGTGctctgctggagagagagaggaggaggaggaggaggaggaagggatgaAAGAACAAGTCCAGTGTCAGTTTGGGAACAGGGCTCCTCTCAAACCCTCCCTCACTGGACCCCCAGCCTCAATCCCCCAGCATGCATCTCTTCTTTTACTACTACTGCCCTTCATCTGTCACCTGCTCCACAAGATCTTCTGACAAccattaaacaacaacaacaacaacaactgaacatCCAACAGATGAACATCCTTCACCCCCTCCGGCTTCCTCTTCTTCCGTCCGGCACACTGGGTAAattggtgggggtgggggtgttttCAGCAGTTGGTGTGATTCCTTCTTCCCGTGGTCTCTTGCCCCATCCCCACAATTTTTTTTGTGACACCAACCCTCTTGTCCTCTTGTGAATCCACACTTGTGTGATATAAACACTGCACTggaaatacagtatgtaaagtTTTAAGTAAAatctattattatcattacgatattattattatgatgatgatgattattattattattattattattattattattattattacacatttgCAATTGTATATGTAATTTGTATAATTCGAAATTCTTGATGCCAGTGGTTTCTAGAGTTGAaggcaatcttttttttttgttttttttttctctatctttTTAAGgaagcatgtttttttccccatattaccagtagctgtttttttttaattattattattgtggcTATTAAGTGGAAAATGATATTGGCAGTTTTTGTAATTTGCTTCTTGTATGTTAGCTATAATACTGTGCCCAAATTCATGgtcaacatgttttgttttgttttttgaacgGGTGTGTCTGATGGTGTCATGGTTTCATGTAGAGAGTGAGTCCTTATGTGTTCGCGACTGTGGTTATGTAAGCCAGACAAATAGTGCGTGCTAATGACTGTGTACACTTGAAGgaacctgttgtttttttcccttgcTGCAATGTGAACGGCCAGAGAAGGGGTTAGCTAGGCTCAGTGTCTTCCTGCATCAAAACgtgaacatttcaaacatacaacacaaacGGCTTGCAATACAAGTATATTTAATTGTCAGTTTACTTCATGTTTAAAGCTCTAGTGAGGTTTAAAAGTTGAAGTCAAAAAAGAATTACTAAAtgcatcaacatttttcatatgTGTGCATTGTATTGTGTCTCCCACTAAACATTCAACTGCTCAGTAAAACTCAGACAgataagaaaagaagaaatcaaatcatgaaaaaaatagTCATTTCTTTCAACGTACCAACTTAAGACATAATGAGAAAGGTTTTGCGTTATCATGGAATATATAGGTAATCGTTTTATTGTAAGTGCAATATTTCTTCACAAGAAATGTGGGGTCACTTACTAAACCTCACTGTCTTTTGACCCCTAAACCTCTGTCTTTACTCACACAATGAGGATTCATATAAATCTCAGTGAGTGAATTGAGCAATTCAGCGTTGGCCCCTGTTTCCACCAAGAacctcttctgtgttttttggtattttctCCACCCCGCTCATGGCGCTTTAAAAGGTGCCTCGGGGAGAGACACGCTTGTTGGTGGCTCCTGATGTTGCTAGGCAACAGCTGAATAACCGCTTGAAGCTCAATGCGCTTTTCCTAATAGTTGTGATATTTTTAACTCGCTAAAATCtctgaaacacaacagcaggtcctttttcttttcaatcaatatgacaaaacaaaagaagtcaCTGCTCTAAAGAAAGGATCCTGGTGGCTGCGTGACCTTTCTCACTTCCAAAGCCATAGTGCATAAAGCTGGTGCCACTGTCTGTTTGTCTATATGAAGCACAAGCATTCAGATCTTTAACATTTAGGTTCATATCAGTAATGAAGAAGGGTATGTATGCTTGAAAAGTGTTTTCCACCATACCATACGTTTGCTGTTTTGTGGTCTGGTTCCTCATTAAAGGGCAGCCCTTTGCCACAGGGtgcaatatttgtgtgtgtatgtgagtgaatgtgtgtgtgtgtctgtctgcaagCATGTATAGTGCATCAATCCTTTGCTCTTGGTGTGTATTATTTACAAACCTGGGAAACGAGGTTGTGTGAGAGATGTAAGGAGAAGGCTTTATTTCGGAGGACATATCAGTCCCCTGCCTTCAGCCCAggagtattttttttccccctatgATTTACATCTTTTaagtattatgttttttttttgtgtattatCAGCTTTTATTATATAAAGTGCTTGTGCCAGGGGTGGCAGAATAAATCCGATGGACTTTGCAgcactgaaaactgtttttgtggGGGTTAGACTTGTGATCAACTCCTCTGTACTTTGCTCGTCCACCATTGGCTGCCTTCATATTTGTCTCGCCCCTATTGGTCAGACCAAGATATTAAGAGACCGGGCAGTTGGTTTGGTGAATAGTCCTCAggtttctatttattttaaatatttatttatttattttagtgcatatttttattgtgcttctttaattttttttttgttttgttttcctatTGTACAGCTCATGCACTTGTGCAAGTactgtctgttgttgttcaaaGGGACACTGTTCCATGTAAAACATGACTGTTTTTAAAGGGATAGTACACCCAAATTGGCatcctgcatgtgtttttctgtaacgACCAACATGGTGTGAattacttttccttttttctcctaTTTTTCTTCCGCAACTTTTAGATTTAAGTTGTTTCAGACTGTTTTTGCAGTTCTAtggtgtccttttttttttcttcttccatgtAGGTCATTACCACTTTGCCAGAGTGGGACATCTATCACTTTAAAACTCATATAATACAGGATTGTATTTTGTGTGAACTATCCCGCCAAAAGTTTTGTTGCCTCTTTTTTAAGGtgatgaagctttttttttttttcttttttcgaaTGAAGGTTTATTTTTCAAGGTGAACGACTGAGTCGTCGTATTGTACTCGTCTCTCATCCAGTAACAGTTTAATGCCTAGTTGAACCCGTTTCATACtaaaaggtcaaaggttacCTGAAAGCGTTCATGCGTGATCGTGCTAACCAAACATGATCCCCTAGCCcctctgaaaaaaaagaagaaatagcagcatgtacagtacaaaagtgttgttcttctgttcttAGTGTGTTTACTATTCTTGAAAATCAGTATAATAAGattcacatatttaaaatgagGGAGTTCACAGTATTACACAACTGCAATTAAATAGCAGCATAGCTGGCATTTTCTTTGCATGACAGTCAACGGGACACTTGTTTTcgctttttattttgtgttttcatttttatttgagttCTCATTTTCTACTGAATGCTGGTACACTCGACCTTTCTCTGTCTATTTTCTCAGCTTTTTAAGTGCATATAACTATTTTTGTCTCAAGATGATATATTGAAGGTGATTATGATGACAAGGAGGATATTAATGACTGTGGCACTATGAGGATGACTATGAGGAttttgacagtgatgatgatgatgatgatgtgatgattaTCTTGCATGCTTTTCTATGGGGCTCTGTGTTGTCAGTGCAGAGTGGCTGCCTTTTTGTACGTAGCTAAGAGAATACGAGGAGCATTTGTTGACcatcagcagcacagagagtgGCTGGTGCTTCACGCAGCCTGCTTGTCACTTTTGACGAACAGCACGAGAGTCCCACTGACAGATTAGAGGCAGTTCAAAGAGTGAATGAGCTCCAGCAGGGGGCACAGTCACGCAGAGTAAAGCACAAACACGCACGGATGGATGGCAGATTCATGCTTCTAATGTAgctgcacaataaaaaaatgactttagtGTCAAATCTAACAGACAGTTCAGTCAGAGACAACAGCAGTTTATGACTATAGAATAAGAAAAAGCTtccattataattattattgatcAGGGCTGCACAATTATGACCAAAATGACCGTCCTGATTACAGTTTCTCTGTGATTCGGGGGGAATAAATCATTCTCCTTCATTCATCGTatatcagaaaatgtttccacacTTTTTACATTCTTAACTAAATGCCACTGACAAATCATGATTCTGTGTGAATGATCAAATCATGATAGAAAATGATTAATTGTGCAGCCCTACATATAAACTACAATAGCTGTCCTTCTCTAGTCTCTTAAGGTCAGTGCAAGCTCTGCTGCCTTTCTGTCAGCTATTTAGTCAGATGAAGCATTACTGAGATAACTGGAGCCACTGTGTTCACTCTGAACCGCTGCCATCTTTTTCCTCCAGTCAGTGACTTAAGTTGCACTGACAACACTGAGTTggcttctctttgtctttcactctttctcccATTCCCTCTGTTTCCAACCTTATTCAATCATTTCTCTGCAGTTGGCTCTTTCTAgtttccttttgtctgtttttttttgtcagtttgggTTTCTTctgtataataatattaatcctCTAGTTCTCTGATTATTCGGATTATTGCTCTGTTCTCTTACGTGCTACACGTGTTTCTATAACTTCAAGAAAATGTGTTAAGGTGTTAtcaataaaatgatcatttaaatagaaaaaaagtgatTCAGTTTCTGTGTTCACAGACATAAAATTGCAGCGTAGTTTTATTTGTAGAAATAACTCGCGACATAAATAAACTCATAACCAGGTAGAAAACATACAAGATTTTGAACAGTGTTTTTTGAACAAGTGTTTCACATCAAAAGGGACAATTggcataaaaacagaaatcaaataattgtttgagaattatgaaataaatactgaaattgTCTGGAACTCAAAAACCACCACCTTTATAAAAACGAATAAATAACttcctctccaccctccctgaacatcacaaagaaaaaatcagTCTGACAGACTTTGATGTCAACAGTTTTACCACCACCAGTCTTTTCAGTATTAAAATATGGGAAGAGTTTTTCAGCTTCCACCTTCAGGCTAGTTTCACCAGTCTCTCACTGGCCTCCCAAAGTTTTTTGGCTACACCAGCGTCTCTCGCAAAAGGACGCAGAGTAGCTGGTCGGCAGTCGACGAAGTAACCCCCGCTGTGTTTGGCAGCTTCGTCGGACACAGCACAATAGATGACAGTCTGAGCTCCAATCTCACACGGcacaaaaaacatccacatgATCACCTGCATCAGCATCCGGAACAGGAAGGAGTAGTGGCACGTCCAACCACTTTGGACAAAACCTGGAAGCAACATGGCATGagtcatttcatattttgatttaagtagaaattgtaataaaatgaaaatgttcttaaataataaaatataaatatcccATAAATGGGATATCCCCTTACCAGGGTGCACAGCATAGGAAGTTACTCCTTTCCCTTCAGTGATGCGGGACAGTTCCTGACTGAAGTAGATGTTGGCCAGCTTGCTGCGACAGTAGGTGAAGAAGGGCAGCAGGTTGTAGTTGAGGTCCTGGAAGTTTAGTTTCTGGTATTTGTAGGTAGAGCACGTGAGGGTGACCACCCGGCTGGGAGCACATTCCTTTAGTCGCGGCAGAAGCAGATTGGTTAGGAGGAAGTGACCCAAGTGGTTGACGCCAAAACACATGCTGAAGCCGTCGTCCGTCCAGTCGAGGACACTGGGCATGGCTGCAGAAGAACCACAGAGGGTAAAGAAAGAGGTCAAGAcaatgaggaagaggaaataGAAACATTTGGCTTTTAGCTGATGTTGCTTCTTTTACATTGTTACAACACTGTCACCCATTGTGACAGCGCTCCACTCTTttgtcaaaaacaataaaacaggcaagaataatctaaaatatacaTGATCTCAGTATTTAGTGTACCCTGACCTGCATTGTTGATCAGGATGTCAAgcctcttctctgtctggaGGAAGCTCTTACAGAATTCCCTTACAGAGCGCAGGTTGGCCAGATCCAGCTCCATGTGAAGGACGTTAAGACTGCGACTCCTGAGCTTAATTTCCCTCACAGCCTTCTCTGCCTTATCCGCGTCTCTGCAAGCGATGATGACCCGGGCCCCTCTCATTGCCAAAGCAATAGCCGAGTCCTTGCCAACGCCAGAATTCCcacctgcaaagaaaaaaaaaatggtgcaaAGTATATTAACGTGTCAGAGTTTCTGTCAGGCTTATGACTTGGACATTTTATTGTAACATGAGGCAACAGACAGTGATGTTTGCTGTGTATGTCACTGTGAAACCACACTGATCTCCACACACTCACCAAACAAATGAGGTCACTTAAAGGGGGATATCTGCTACAATAAACATGCTACAAGGAGGACAGGAGCAGGCTCAACAGACTTATTAGAgtgagctctgtcctggactgtcctctggactccatagaggaggtggacaacacctctcacctCCTACATGACACCCACGGTGGAAGAAggagactttacaacacctgcaccacccgatcatgttgtagtctcttgttagtttttctattttattccatgtataccttg
This genomic stretch from Larimichthys crocea isolate SSNF chromosome III, L_crocea_2.0, whole genome shotgun sequence harbors:
- the si:dkey-174n20.1 gene encoding retinol dehydrogenase 14, coding for MYFLYTIIASFVSFFILKWMKKRRFCTDLTRLDGKTVLITGGNSGVGKDSAIALAMRGARVIIACRDADKAEKAVREIKLRSRSLNVLHMELDLANLRSVREFCKSFLQTEKRLDILINNAAMPSVLDWTDDGFSMCFGVNHLGHFLLTNLLLPRLKECAPSRVVTLTCSTYKYQKLNFQDLNYNLLPFFTYCRSKLANIYFSQELSRITEGKGVTSYAVHPGFVQSGWTCHYSFLFRMLMQVIMWMFFVPCEIGAQTVIYCAVSDEAAKHSGGYFVDCRPATLRPFARDAGVAKKLWEASERLVKLA